Proteins encoded by one window of Onychomys torridus unplaced genomic scaffold, mOncTor1.1, whole genome shotgun sequence:
- the LOC118575115 gene encoding olfactory receptor 7E24-like produces the protein MQNLTCVPELHFIQLSEDPDVQTVLFGLFLFMYILALIGNLLIILTVSSDSHLHTPMYFFLSNLSMVDICFISTTVPKVILDIQTHCGVISFVGCLTQMSLLIVFGCMENMLLAVMAYDWFVAFCHPLHYQVIMNPSLCGVLLLGSFLFSLADLQSHYVAILNFSNCEDFTEVSNFFCGPSEVVKLINFDTVTSAIVRFSIGSVFALIPISGIVFSYFKIVSSIIRSPSSSGKHKTFSTCGSHLSIVCLFYGTGLGVYFSSSWLHTPRSYAVASVMYSVVTPMLNPFIYSLRNKDIKTALRKILSSAI, from the coding sequence atgcaaaaCTTAACATGTGTACCAGAACTCCATTTCATTCAACTCTCGGAAGATCCAGATGTACAGACTGTTCTCTTTGGCCTAtttttgttcatgtatatcttGGCCCTGATTGGAAACCTGCTCATCATCCTGACAGTAAGCTCTGACTCCCATCTCCACACACctatgtacttcttcctctccaaccTGTCCATGGTTGATATTTGTTTCATCTCCACCACGGTTCCAAAGGTGATTCTGGACATCCAAACTCACTGTGGAGTCATCTCCTTTGTTGGCTGCCTGACCCAGATGTCACTGTTGATAGTATTTGGATGTATGGAAAACATGCTTCTGGCTGTGATGGCATATGACTGGTTTGTGGCCTTCTGCCACCCCTTGCATTACCAGGTCATTATGAATCCCAGTCTCTGTGGTGTCTTACTTCTAGGGTCTTTTCTCTTTAGCCTTGCAGATTTACAGTCACACTATGTGGCAATATTAAATTTTTCTAACTGTGAGGATTTTACTGAAGTTTCCAACTTCTTCTGTGGCCCTTCTGAAGTTGTTAAACTTATCAATTTTGATACTGTCACTAGTGCCATAGtcagattcagtataggcagtgTCTTTGCGTTAATTCCTATTTCAGGAATTGTTTTCTCTTACTTTAAAATAGTTTCCTCCATCATAAGGTCACCATCATCCAGTGGGAAACACAAAaccttctccacctgtgggtctcATTTGTCCATTGTTTGCCTGTTTTATGGAACAGGACTAGGAGTGTACTTCAGCTCCTCCTGGTTACATACTCCCAGAAGTTATGCAGTGGCCTCAGTGATGTACAGTGTGGTCACACCTATGTTGAATCCCTTCATCTATAGCCTGAGGAATAAGGACATTAAAACTGCCTTAAGGAAGATCCTTAGCAGTGCAATCTAA